A region from the Vicia villosa cultivar HV-30 ecotype Madison, WI linkage group LG3, Vvil1.0, whole genome shotgun sequence genome encodes:
- the LOC131660259 gene encoding gibberellin-regulated protein 1-like, whose translation MAFFKLLLSSLFVSFLILHLVHAQQEPLVHSQTQVSLQQQIDCNGACAARCRLASRQRLCHRACGTCCRRCNCVPPGTSGGQEVCPCYAKQTTHGGRRKCP comes from the exons ATGGCTTTTTTTAAGCTTTTACTTTCATCTCTTTTTGTATCTTTTCTCATTCTCCATCTTGTTCATGCTCAACAG GAACCACTGGTACACTCCCAAACTCAGGTTTCGCTTCAGCAGCAGATAg ACTGCAATGGAGCATGTGCTGCGAGATGCCGTTTAGCATCTCGGCAGCGCCTCTGCCACCGGGCATGTGGAACTTGTTGCAGGCGCTGCAACTGCGTGCCACCGGGAACTTCCGGTGGCCAAGAAGTGTGTCCATGCTATGCCAAACAAACCACCCACGGAGGCAGACGCAAGTGCCCTTGA
- the LOC131660258 gene encoding uncharacterized protein LOC131660258 — protein MKVTKRPIYAVSKWLRRQPPKMKLFLAVLSGLIVLLFLRMVVHDHDSLFIAAEFVHALGICLLIYKLAQEKTCAGLSLKSQELTAIFLAVRLYCSFVMEYDIHTLLDTATLGTTLWVIYMIRFKLKSSYMDDKDNLAIYYVVIPCAVLSLFVHPTTQHHTINQIFWAFCVYLEAVSVLPQLRVMQNTKIVEPFTAHYVFALGIARFLSCAHWVLQVLDTRGQLLTALGYGLWPSMVLVSEIVQTFILADFCYYYIKSLVGGQLVVRLPSGVV, from the exons ATGAAGGTAACGAAGCGACCGATCTACGCCGTCTCTAAATGGCTCCGCCGCCAACCGCCCAAAATGAAGCTCTTTCTGGCGGTTCTCTCCGGGCTTATAGTTCTGCTTTTTCTTCGCATGGTTGTTCACGACCACGATAGCCTCTTCATAGCCGCTGAGTTTGTGCATGCATTGGGAATTTGCCTCCTCATTTATAAACTCGCTCAGGAAAAAACATGCGCCG GACTCTCACTCAAATCACAGGAACTCACAGCTATATTTCTAGCTGTTAGACTATACTGCAGTTTTGTCATGGAATACGATATACACACCTTACTCGATACTGCAACATTAGGGACAACCCTCTGGGTTATTTATATGATACGTTTCAAACTGAAATCCAGTTATATGGATGATAAGGACAACCTTGCAATATACTATGTG GTGATTCCTTGTGCTGTACTGTCTTTGTTCGTTCATCCCACAACCCAGCATCATACTATTAACCAGATTTTCTGGGCTTTTTGTGTTTATCTTGAAGCTGTATCAGTTCTACCTCAATTGCGAGTCATGCAGAACACTAAG ATTGTTGAACCATTCACAGCACACTATGTTTTTGCCCTTGGAATTGCAAGGTTCTTGAGTTGTGCACATTGGGTCCTCCAG GTATTAGATACCCGCGGTCAACTACTAACTGCTTTGGGTTATGGATTGTGGCCTTCTATGGTACTTGTATCAGAAATTGTCCAAACCTTCATCCTGGCAGATTTTTGCTACTACTACATCAAGAG CCTTGTTGGGGGACAGCTCGTTGTTCGGCTTCCTTCAGGAGTTGTGTAA